Genomic segment of Eupeodes corollae chromosome 2, idEupCoro1.1, whole genome shotgun sequence:
AGTTGCAATTTTAATGTCctaatagaaaaattatgttttttgttcattttcacTAAACTTATATCAAGTTCACAAATCTCTCACGGAAAGGggtttgaaatttgtgtttaataCTTAGGAAAATCCAATTAGTCGCTAATTGGTTGAAACAGTTTCAGTTCGAGTTATTTTATAGGTATCGTTTCGTTTGCTTATTTAGAGGTAATTTTAAAAGATGCCCTGAGATTTAATCAAAAACTAATTAACTGCTGGTTGCTACGCAATACACAGTCCCATAATATGTGTTTAAAAGTCTTACAACGTTATTTATAAATAGTAATTCATTTGTTTAGTaacgttataatataaaaataagtataataaattaaagtatGTATTGGTAGTATAATATATGGATTTAATGATGATTGTTCGGCGGTGGGACTACGACTGCGCTCCCCAAGTAATCATCCAATACTTGTCACATCCACATTAGTGTACGTACAGTGTTGTTATAAGTTGCAAGCTGTCATAATGGATTTCGTATACTACATTTCCTCCCACTCAAAGATAGCATCAATGTGAGACCTGGAATCGAACGACAGGTCTTCGTTGTCTGTAAGAGCGTCTAGGTGTTTGCACAGCCGGAATCACCGACGACTTGGCAGCTCCATTGTTGTCCCTTGTTTCTGTTGCTTGAGGAACAATCTTGCTTACTGTCGATGAGACTGAAGGAATATTAGTATTATCAGAATTTATAATTGCCTGATTTGCTGCAGAACTTTGAAGGCCCTTATTCATGAAAAACTCATCCAAGTGATTTTCATCCGAGTGCTGAGGCCTCATCTGGTTTTGGTGTCGCTTTAGAGTTCCAAAAACTGTGGATACAAGGTATGTCATCCTCCTAAGTTGCTTTTTTACCCTACCTCGAATCCATTTTGGTCCTCTTGAGAAGTTCTTCACTAACACCAGCTGTTCGCTAACAAAACGATTAAGTCCTTTGCTGCTTTGTAGTTTGTTCTGTCGAGGGAACATCAAAGCAAGAGGAATTTTAGGCTGACGTCCATGTAGTATTTCTGCTGGTGATTTCCCGGTAACAGGATTCGGTGTCGATCGAAAAGTGCTTAAATGGTGAAGTAACGCATTATTCAAGTCTTCTCCTCCTTCCATAATCTTCTTTAATGACGTTTTAAAGGTCCTTACAAAACGTTCAGCCTCTAGATTAGAGGCATGATAAAAAGGTGCTGACGTCAAATGTTGAATGCCGTTTGAAGAACAGAATTGCTCAAACTCGTGGGACACAAATTGTCGACCATTGTCCGAAACAACTGTATCAGGTAGTCCCTCCAGCGCAAAAATTCCTTTCAGAATTAAAATTGTGGCAGATGACGTTGTTGTGGACATTTTAACAACTAACGGGAACTTAGAAAATGCATCTATACAAACCAACCACATGTGTCCAAGAAACGCAAAATCCAGGTGTATACGCTGCCATGCATGATTAGGTGACGGCCACGACGAATACTCCTTCCTTGGGCTACTGCTTGTTTCCTGACATTGTATGCATTTTGCTGCACGTTCGGTTATGGCCTTGTCTATAAATGGCCACCAGCAATATCTCCTAGATAGCTGCTTCATTCTTGTGATCCCCCAGTGTCCATCGTGGAGGAGCTTCAACACATTTGGCTCTGCGATGCTGGAACAACGACGCGAACGTGCTTAGCCtcaagtaaaataatattattttctatgaaaagagaATATCTTCAGTCAAAATAAGGTTTTAACTGTTTATCTATAAGCTTTGATGAGTCCGGCCAGCCTTGGCGTAAAAACTTGAGTACTTTGGATAGTACGGGATCCACGCTCGTCCTGGCCCATTGTTAACCGGGACAACGCGTCTGCGTTTCCATGTTTGCTTGTAGGCTAGTATCTGATGCTATATTGATAACCCATCAAGAACAAAGCCCAGCGCTGCAATCTTTGAGCTGTAAAgacaggtacatttttttcagggttAAATATTGAGACCAGCGGCTTATGGTccgtatacaaaataaaatgtcgaCCGTAAAGATACTGATTAAACTTCTGTACGCCGTATATGATAGAGAGGGCCTCCTTCTCTCCTATGCTCCTATGCCATGAGAGGACGCGTCCGTAGCCAGAATTATAGGCAAATCGTCACGAAAGTGAGACAGCCGCGTTGCGTCCACTAGTTgtgattttaattattgaaatgcTGACTCTTGCTCTTTACGCCACACAAACGCTGTATCATTCCTGCGGAGTATATTTAAAGGAGCACTGATTTGAGAtaagttttgaatgaatttattataataattgacTTTCCCCATGAAAGCCTGTACATCTTTCACGTTAGTTGGACGTGGCAATTCTTTAATCGCAATAACTTGGAATCTGAAGGTCTAATACCTGACTCACTAATGATGTGGCTTAGAAATTCAATTTCTGTCTGCAACAAAATACAATCGTAGTCCCACCGCCGATCAATTATCATTAAATCCATATATTATACTACCAATACatactttaatttattatacttatttttatattataacgttactaaataaatgaattactactTATAAATAACGTTGTAACATTTTGACGttgtaacaatattttttaactgatattttacttagttttctttttccttatTATATCAAAAATGTAATCGAATGGTCGAATTATTCacgttttcaaaaatagaacttGTAAGTGATCTATAACCAACTTGTAAACGGAATTCAAGGTTTCACCAAtgagaggtttcattttgaataacccGCTATCACTTtttaagctgtcatcttttgacattggAAAAGGGCTGCCATCACTTCTGGAGatatcattttttgacatttgaatagCAAAAAGCCAAacaagtgtttttatttaaagacgTAATAAATTTGGCCATTGAGTTCTTTTGATTTGGATAAACTT
This window contains:
- the LOC129945242 gene encoding uncharacterized protein K02A2.6-like produces the protein MKQLSRRYCWWPFIDKAITERAAKCIQCQETSSSPRKEYSSWPSPNHAWQRIHLDFAFLGHMWLVCIDAFSKFPLVVKMSTTTSSATILILKGIFALEGLPDTVVSDNGRQFVSHEFEQFCSSNGIQHLTSAPFYHASNLEAERFVRTFKTSLKKIMEGGEDLNNALLHHLSTFRSTPNPVTGKSPAEILHGRQPKIPLALMFPRQNKLQSSKGLNRFVSEQLVLVKNFSRGPKWIRGRVKKQLRRMTYLVSTVFGTLKRHQNQMRPQHSDENHLDEFFMNKGLQSSAANQAIINSDNTNIPSVSSTVSKIVPQATETRDNNGAAKSSVIPAVQTPRRSYRQRRPVVRFQVSH